From the genome of Acinetobacter sp. TR3:
CATGTGCAATCGCTTGTTTAAAACCAAAGGCTTTAGCTGTGACAGCATGAATATGAATCAAGTTAAAATCACCTGAAATCAAAGCGTAACGGCGACCAGTATTCTCAGAAATATTCCATTCTGCTTTTGGCTGATATGCAGGCTCTTTAGATTCTTTCGATTTTTCAGAAGCTTTTTTCTCAGTTTTTTGACGTGATAAATAAGTCGTTAAACTTTCCATCACCACTTCACCGCCCACTTTGGCAGTTGTAATGAAATCGAATTGTAAGCCTTTATCATGTGGCTGAAGTTCGCCAAATTTACATGACAACGTAATTTGCTCATTTACAGCGATTTTACGTGTTTGTTTGATTTGGTTACGAATATGTACCAAACCTAAAATTGCGAATGGAAATGCTTCGCTGGTCATCATGTGCATTTGCAAGCTTTGAGACAACACAGCTAGATAAATTGCAGGAACAAAACCATCATTTTTAAAACCACAAATTTCGTTATAGCTTTCTAAATGTTTTGCATCAATGTTAAGTGTATCTACCACATATTCAACTTGTGGTAATACTTTTTCGCCTTTTGGCTTTTTAAAAATTAAACCTTGAATAACTTTCGGATAAGCTAAGTAAGGCTTTGGTAATTGACTAAAATGGCGTGTATTCATAATGAACCTTTCTATATTTTTATAAAAAAGGGATGCACAAGCACCCCTCTTCAAAACTTTTAACGCTTAAGCGCCCAACAAGCTTTGACCGCATACGCGAACAACGTTGCCTGTCACACCTGTTGAACCAGTAGAAGCATACCAAGCAATTGCTTCAGCAACATCTACAGGTAAACCACCTTGGTTCATTGAGTTCATACGGCGACCTGCTTCACGAATCGCAAATGGAATCGCGGCAGTCATTTGAGTTTCAATGAAGCCTGGTGCAACCGCGTTGATCGTAATACCATTCTTCAATGTTGGTGCAGTAAATTTAACCAAACCAATTACGCCTGCTTTAGACACTGCATAGTTGGTTTGACCCAAGTTACCCGCGATACCACTGATTGATGATACACAAACGATACGACCATTTGCATTTAAACCATCATTAGAAAGTAAGTAATCGTTAACACGTTCAATTGCAGACAAGTTAATGTTGATGACTAGATCCCAAAGCTCTGGCTTCATGTTTGCCAAAGTTTTGTCACGAGTAATACCAGCATTGTGTACGATTACATCCAAACCGCCTTGTTTAGCAGCAGCAGTTTTGATTTTTTCGCCAGCGTCAGCAGCAGTAATATCGATTGCCAATACTGAACCACCAATTGAACCCGCAACACGCTCAAGATCAGCTTGTTGTTGAGGAACATCTAAGCAAATCACATGTGCGCCGTCACGTGCCAATACTTGTGCAATTGCTTCACCAATACCACGGCTTGCACCTGTTACGAGTGCAGTTTTACCCGCAAGTGGCTTAGCCCAATCTAATTTCACTGTTTCTGCTTTAGAAATACGGATCACTTGACCAGAAACATAAGCTGAACGTGGTGAAATTAAGAAACGTAGCGTTGATTCCAAGTTTGCTTCTGCACCTTGGTCTACATAAACCACTTGAGCAGTAATACCTTTTTTGAATTCTTTACCAGCAGACTTCACAAAACCTTCAAGCGCACGTTGTGCAATTGCTTGTTTTACAGTCTTTGCTGTTTCAGGTGTTGTACCAATGACAATCACACGACCTGAACTTGAAATTTGGCGAGCGATTGGATTAAAAAAGTTATACAACGCTTTTAATTGTTCTGAATCTTGGATACCAGATGCATCAAACACCACTGCTTTAAATTTAGACTCTTTATCATCCGCATTTAAAGGACGAAGATTTAAACCTACTTTTGCAGCCGTTTGTTGTAATTCAACATTATTGCCGACATAACTATCTGCATGGATATTGCTAAGAACTTGTGCAATAGAAGCAGAAATAGTGCTTGAAGGTGCTGCGCCAAGCAATACGGCACCATTTACAACAGGTTGGGCACTTTCAAAACGATCTAAGCTAACTGGTGATGGTAAACCTAAATTTTTTACAACAAATTTACCCAAAGGTGATTGTGTAAATGCTTGGTATTGATCGGTCATGATTATTATCTCTCATACAAATGAATTTTTTACAAACATCTAAACCATGTCAGCAAAATAACATGAAACCAATGTTTGATTGACTCACAATAAATCATACTTGACTTCATGTCTGGATGTCTTGACCTGAATGTGGTCTAAAGCGTCATTCTAGTCAATACAGCAGTATTGGAAATATGCTATGGTTATAGCAAGAATATCGCAATTATGCTTGGAAAAGCCTTATGAGCAAAACAACTCAAGAAAATCCAGCAGTCGAGAATTCTGCTCAAGAGACTGTGTCAAATACATCAAAAGCAACTTCTACTCCAAGTAAAAGTTCTGACGCAACTCCTAAAGCAGCAAGTACGACAACTAAAACGACTCGTCCTCGTTCTAACAGTCGTAGTACAAAAAGCACTGCTTCTTCTACATCTACAAAAGTAGCACCAGCTAAAACAACCAAACCTTCTGTTCAACAGGATAAAATCATGAGCCAAAACACTGTTCGCCGTGTTGCCATTATTGGCGGTAACCGTATTCCTTTCGCACGTTCTAACGGCGCTTATTTTACAGCTTCTAACATCGACATGTTTACAGCTGCATTAAACGGTTTGGTTGAGCGTTTCAACCTACAAGGTCAACGTTTAGGTGAAGTGGTTGCTGGTGCAGTATTAAAACACAGCCGTGACTTTAACATGACACGTGAGTGTGTTTTAAATACTCAACTTGCTCCTGAAACTCCAGCTTGCGATCTTCAACAAGCTTGCGGTACTGGTTTACAAGCTGCATTCCAAGTTGCAAACAAAATTGCTTTAGGCCAAATCGAAGTAGGTATCGCTGGTGGTGTTGATACTACATCTGACGCTCCGATCGCTTTCGGTGATGGTTTACGTAAAGCTTTGCTTGAGCTCAACATCGCTAAAACAGGTAAAGATCGTTTAAAAGCTTTATCTAAAATCAACGTTAAAGATCTTATGGATGCACCTAAAAATGGTGAACCACGTACTGGTTTATCTATGGGTGATCACCAAGCAATTACTGCCCTTGAATGGGGTATTGCTCGTGAAGATCAAGACGCTTTAGCTGCTTCTTCTCACCAAAAAATGGCGAAAGCATACGAAGAAGGTTTCTTCGATGACTTAATCACGCCGTTCTTAGGTTTAAGCCGTGACAACAACTTACGTGCTGACTCAACTGCTGAGAAATTAGCAAAATTAAAACCAGTATTTGGTAAAGGCGAAGCTGCAACAATGACAGCGGGTAACTCTACTCCACTTACTGATGGTGCTTCATGTGTACTTTTAGCTTCTGAAGAATGGGCTAAAGCAAATGGTCACGAAGTTCTAGCTTACTTAACTTTCTCTGAAACAGCTGCAGTTGATTTCGTTGGTAAAAAAGAAGGCCTATTGATGGCTCCTGCTTATGCAGTTCCACGTATGCTTGAGCGTGCTGGCCTTAAACTTCAAGATTTCGACTACTACGAAATCCACGAAGCGTTTGCATCACAAGTACTTTCTACTTTGAAAGCTTGGGAAGATGAGAAATTCTGTAAAGAGCGTTTAGGTTTAGATGCACCTTTAGGTTCAATTGATCGTAGCAAATTAAACGTTAAAGGTTCTTCTTTAGCTGCGGGTCACCCATTCGCTGCAACTGGCGGTCGTATCATCGCGACTGCTGCGAAAATCTTAAACCAAAAAGGTTCAGGTCGTATCTTAGTTTCGATCTGTGCTGCTGGCGGTCAAGGTGTAACAGCAATTATTGAAAAATAATCGTTAGCTTGCATACTAAAAAGCTGAATCAAATGATTCAGCTTTTTTATTTAGATATTAAAACTCATAAAAATATTTATACTTATCTTGGTCTTTGAAACTTCACATAATAATCATTTAAAACTTTAATGATCTGCTTTAACTCTTTAAGGTTTTCTTCTGTATTTCCTAAGCGCTCAACAAAACGTTGTGAATGCAATTCCAAATCAATCTTTTCATTAATTTGCGGTGCAATCCTAAACAGCTTCTCTAGATCATCAAATCGATCTAATTTTCGGTTTGAGAAATATTCCAAACGAAAGCCCAACTCATTCAGCACCACACCATGCAGAATCGCACCTTTCTCTACATCAAATGATAAAGCATGTTCTTTTAAAAATAACTGCTCAGGTGTCTCTTTGGTGCTTTTGAATAAGTTAGTCAGTTGGCTTAACATTTATAAATCACATCACTATATTTCGATTGTATTAAACAGCTAAATACATCAGAGAAGCAACAAGCTACGGCGCTGATAAAAAAAAGCATCTTCTAAAAGATGCTTTTCTGTAATTCATTAACCATACTGCTTTTTCAAGTAATCGACAATTTTCGCTGACTCAAACATCTTCACGCCTGTATTTGGATCAATCAAATATGGTACTTGAATATCTCGTCCCATCACCTCAACAACCTTTTCGCGCTTTCCATTCGGTAATGGAATGTATTGACCAGGTTTTAAACGCAAGATTGCTGGCCCCATATCTTGCCAACGCTCTTTGGCAACATTATGCAAAATATATGGAATTTCCAGCTCAGTCAGAACTTCACGAACCAATCGTGTATAAGGGCTTGCCTCAAAACTCCACAATTCGATCAATTGTGCTGGTGCTGCTCGATTAACAATTTTCTTGTTAATCCATACACCACGAGCTGCATTGGCAACCGATGCTAAAGCTGAAACATAAGGAAGTTTTGGATAATGGCTAAATTTTTTCGGCGTTTTCCCAGTTTTACCATAGTGTTTGAATAGATGATGAATGATCTCTTGTGACTCATAGAGTTGATCACCAGTATTTTCATCAATCAAAAATGGAAACTGTCTTTTACCACCTTTTTCTTTAACGATTTGGCGATATTTTTGACCACCTTTCGGACATGGATAAATTTCCACATCTAAATTTAATAACGTAACAACTTCACGGACACGGCGACAAAAGGGTGAACCTTCAAACTCATAAAGTTTTAATGGTTTTGAAGGCTGATTCGGTTGTGGTGTTCCCATCACACCTCTTCCACCTTCAATTAAAGTTGCAACAACAGATTGTAAAACCTTGAATTGATGATTCGCCATTTTGAGCATATTGCTATCCTTTAGCAGTCAACTAGTTTTTCTTTCGCGATTACGATGCCATTATTATCGGCATAGATATAATCGCCAGAATTGATCGTCACACCACCAAAATACAGTGTAATATCAACTTCACCTATGCCCTTACGATTACTTTTTTGTGGAATTGCAGCCAATGCATGCACACCTAAATCAAGTTCGGCAATTGCATCAACATCACGCACACAACCGTAAATCACAACACCATTCCAATGATTCTTCACAGCTGATTCAGCAATCAAATCGCCCATCAAAGCACAGCGCATAGATGCACCGCCATCAACAACCAAGACTTTTCCTACACCCTCTGTTGCTAAAAGCTCTTTTACGCGTGAGTTATCTTCAAAACACTTAACTGTTACAACCTGCCCACCAAAGCTCTTGCGTGCACCATAACTCTTAAAAAACTTACCGTCTAAAGATGGTGTTACGACCTGTAAATCTTTCTCAGGATTATCATCTAACAAGTCGCAAGTTACAAAAGGAATCGTAGTCACTGAAAAATCTCCATTATTGGGTTTGTTGTATCATCAAATTATCGTACAGTTTGAATGCTGCTGTCTGAGTTTGAGCTGCATTTAGCATAGTATGCGCCAATTGTTCTGCGGTTACAGGCTTATATTTAAACGGCTTGGTCCAAGTTTTTTCAACCAATTTAAATAGCGTTTGTGCCACACCTTCTAAAACTCGTACTTCACTACGCTTACCAATTAAGAGTGACGGTTGAAAAATTGAGAGCTTATACATCGACAAGCTTTTTAAGTAGTTTTCCAACTCACCTTTAACTTTATTATAGAAAACTGGTGAATTAGCATTCGCTCCTAAGGCACTGACCACCAATAAATGAATATTTTTATCTTGGATTAAATCAGCAAAATGAGCGTTAATTTCATAGTCAATTGCATAAAATGCGTCTTTCGATCCCGCTTGTTTGATCGTACTACCCAAGCAACTAAATGCATGTGTATGAGCACTGACATCTTCATCATTCAAAAGCAAAAAATCTTCTAGAATAAGTTGGGTAACTTTACTATAAGATTTTAATTTATCTGAATTTTTCCTTACTACAACAGTCACAGAACTAAAATCATTTGACTGTTCTAATTCAGCCACTAGCGCTTCACCCACTAGCCCGGTAGCACCAATAACAATTGCCTTTTTGTCACCTATTCTCATTTTTATTTATTCCGACTCATAACTAAGCCTAATGTAACGTTTTCTTGCAAGATTATCACCTGTTAAATGTACTTAAAAGTATCACAAGGCTTGACTTCGGGGCTTAGTTTCCTCAAAATATGGCACTTGTTTACGGGCTGGTGAATGTTGCCAAGATT
Proteins encoded in this window:
- a CDS encoding NAD(P)H-binding protein, yielding MRIGDKKAIVIGATGLVGEALVAELEQSNDFSSVTVVVRKNSDKLKSYSKVTQLILEDFLLLNDEDVSAHTHAFSCLGSTIKQAGSKDAFYAIDYEINAHFADLIQDKNIHLLVVSALGANANSPVFYNKVKGELENYLKSLSMYKLSIFQPSLLIGKRSEVRVLEGVAQTLFKLVEKTWTKPFKYKPVTAEQLAHTMLNAAQTQTAAFKLYDNLMIQQTQ
- a CDS encoding MaoC family dehydratase; its protein translation is MNTRHFSQLPKPYLAYPKVIQGLIFKKPKGEKVLPQVEYVVDTLNIDAKHLESYNEICGFKNDGFVPAIYLAVLSQSLQMHMMTSEAFPFAILGLVHIRNQIKQTRKIAVNEQITLSCKFGELQPHDKGLQFDFITTAKVGGEVVMESLTTYLSRQKTEKKASEKSKESKEPAYQPKAEWNISENTGRRYALISGDFNLIHIHAVTAKAFGFKQAIAHGMWSKAKALASIELPAAYEADVWFKLPMYLPSTVEFLTAAESKQTDFLIRNVKSKKPHVAGTVKAL
- a CDS encoding glutathione S-transferase N-terminal domain-containing protein, whose protein sequence is MLKMANHQFKVLQSVVATLIEGGRGVMGTPQPNQPSKPLKLYEFEGSPFCRRVREVVTLLNLDVEIYPCPKGGQKYRQIVKEKGGKRQFPFLIDENTGDQLYESQEIIHHLFKHYGKTGKTPKKFSHYPKLPYVSALASVANAARGVWINKKIVNRAAPAQLIELWSFEASPYTRLVREVLTELEIPYILHNVAKERWQDMGPAILRLKPGQYIPLPNGKREKVVEVMGRDIQVPYLIDPNTGVKMFESAKIVDYLKKQYG
- a CDS encoding acetyl-CoA C-acetyltransferase gives rise to the protein MSKTTQENPAVENSAQETVSNTSKATSTPSKSSDATPKAASTTTKTTRPRSNSRSTKSTASSTSTKVAPAKTTKPSVQQDKIMSQNTVRRVAIIGGNRIPFARSNGAYFTASNIDMFTAALNGLVERFNLQGQRLGEVVAGAVLKHSRDFNMTRECVLNTQLAPETPACDLQQACGTGLQAAFQVANKIALGQIEVGIAGGVDTTSDAPIAFGDGLRKALLELNIAKTGKDRLKALSKINVKDLMDAPKNGEPRTGLSMGDHQAITALEWGIAREDQDALAASSHQKMAKAYEEGFFDDLITPFLGLSRDNNLRADSTAEKLAKLKPVFGKGEAATMTAGNSTPLTDGASCVLLASEEWAKANGHEVLAYLTFSETAAVDFVGKKEGLLMAPAYAVPRMLERAGLKLQDFDYYEIHEAFASQVLSTLKAWEDEKFCKERLGLDAPLGSIDRSKLNVKGSSLAAGHPFAATGGRIIATAAKILNQKGSGRILVSICAAGGQGVTAIIEK
- the rraA gene encoding ribonuclease E activity regulator RraA, which produces MTTIPFVTCDLLDDNPEKDLQVVTPSLDGKFFKSYGARKSFGGQVVTVKCFEDNSRVKELLATEGVGKVLVVDGGASMRCALMGDLIAESAVKNHWNGVVIYGCVRDVDAIAELDLGVHALAAIPQKSNRKGIGEVDITLYFGGVTINSGDYIYADNNGIVIAKEKLVDC
- a CDS encoding 3-oxoacyl-ACP reductase gives rise to the protein MTDQYQAFTQSPLGKFVVKNLGLPSPVSLDRFESAQPVVNGAVLLGAAPSSTISASIAQVLSNIHADSYVGNNVELQQTAAKVGLNLRPLNADDKESKFKAVVFDASGIQDSEQLKALYNFFNPIARQISSSGRVIVIGTTPETAKTVKQAIAQRALEGFVKSAGKEFKKGITAQVVYVDQGAEANLESTLRFLISPRSAYVSGQVIRISKAETVKLDWAKPLAGKTALVTGASRGIGEAIAQVLARDGAHVICLDVPQQQADLERVAGSIGGSVLAIDITAADAGEKIKTAAAKQGGLDVIVHNAGITRDKTLANMKPELWDLVININLSAIERVNDYLLSNDGLNANGRIVCVSSISGIAGNLGQTNYAVSKAGVIGLVKFTAPTLKNGITINAVAPGFIETQMTAAIPFAIREAGRRMNSMNQGGLPVDVAEAIAWYASTGSTGVTGNVVRVCGQSLLGA